TCGGGGAAGCGGCGCGGCCGGTCCGACGGCGCGGAGCCCGGGTCGGGGACGCAGTATGTGTCACCGGCGATCTCGGCCGCACCCAGGCCGCCCTGCGGCTGTACGCCGCCGGTGACCTCGCAGCGGCCGACGAGCTATTCGCGTTCTCCCCCCGGGTCGAGTGGGGGCTCCGCCTCGCTCCGTACGCCACCAGTATGATCGATATCTCCGACGGCCTCGCCCACAGCCTCCACCTCCTGGCACAGGAGAGCGGGGTCGGGTTCGAGATCGACGAGCCCCTCCTCCCGGTGTCCACAGCGGCGACACAAGGGATCCCCCGTGCCGAACTGAGGGAGGCAATCCTGTTCGGGGGGGAGGACTACGAACTCCTGTTCACTGTCCCCAAGGAAGCGATCGCTGCTATTCCACCTACGGTTCGCTTCTCCGTGATCGGGAATGTGACGGAGGCAGGCGTACGCGCAAACGGGCACGCGCTCCCCGACACCGGATACGAGCATTAGACAAGGAGATGATGGAGATGAAACGCAGACTGTTTGCGCTCCTGCTGGTCGGATTGCTGGTGCTCGGGGCGGTCGCCCAGGGGAAGGAGACCCTCGTGGTCTACACCTATGACAGCTTCGTCTCCTGGGGGCCGGCCGCGCGGATCGAAACGGAGTTCGAGGCGCAATACGGCTGTGACCTTCAATTCGTCGCCGCCGGTGGGGCGAAGGCCACCTTGTCCCGCCTCCTCGCGGAGCGGGAAGCCGGAGAAACCCCAGCCGACCTGTTCATGGGGGAGCTGAACGACCTCCCCCGCATAACCGCTTACGACCTGTTCCTTCCGGTCGATCCGGCCGGGATCCCCAACCTGAAGGCGGTTCCGGACGAGTATTCCTCCCTTCTCGCCGTCGGGCTCGTTCCGTACGAATACGGCTACATCACCCTCACCTATGACTCCAACCGCATGGATCCGGACGATCTTCCCCCTGACCTCGCATCCCTGACCGCTCCGCAATACGCCGACAAGCTCGTGTGCGAGGACCCGCGCACCTCTTCGACCGGGTTCTCGTTCCTCCTGTGGACGATCGCGGAGTTCGGGGAGGACGGATACCTCGATTTCTGGCGGCGGCTCGATCCGTCGATACTGACCGTAACCCAGGGATGGAGCGCCGCGTGGAGCCTCCTCACCCACGGGGAGGCGCCGCTCATGGTGAGCTACTCCACCGACACCGCATACGCCGCGCTGTCCGGAGATGAGCTCCGCTACCGCGCCTACGCCCCGGGCGGGGAGGGATATCGGACGGTGTACGGGATCGGGATCGTAAACGGGACGCATCACCGCGAGTTGGCGGAGGCGTTCATCGACTTTCTCCTCTCCCCCAAGGTGCAGGGGCTCCTCCCAGGGACCGAGGTGATGTTCCCGATCAACCCGGATGCCCCGATCCCGCCGGAGTTCGCGGAATACGCGATCGTTCCGACCCACCCGCTCTTCCTCCCTCTGGCCGAAGTGGGGGAGAAGGCGGAGGGATGGCTCGACGCGTGGGCGCGGGTGATGACGCGACGGTGATCGGGCGGGCGGTCCTCTATCTGATCCCGATCGCGTTCCTCGGGATCGGGTTCTACTACCCGCTTGGGGTCGTGCTGCGGGACGGGCTCGCTCCCGGGCCGCTGCGCGCCGTGCTGACCGATCCCTACTTCCTCCACCTGATCGCGTTCACCCTCAAGCAGGCGGCGATCAGTACCGCCCTCAGCCTCGCACTCGGGCTCCCCGGCGCGTACCTCCTCGCCCGGTATGAATTTCCGGGTCGGCGAGCAATCCGCGCCCTCACTGCCGTCCCGTTCGTCCTCCCCGCGATCACGGTCGGGCTCGGATTCATCCTGTTCTTCGGCGGGAACGGGGTCCTCAACCGGTTCCTGATGTGGGCCTTTCACCTCCCGTCCCCGCCCCTCCACCTCCTCTACTCCCTCACCGGGATCGTCCTCGCACACGCGTTCTACA
This genomic interval from Candidatus Bipolaricaulota bacterium contains the following:
- a CDS encoding thiamine-phosphate kinase gives rise to the protein GEAARPVRRRGARVGDAVCVTGDLGRTQAALRLYAAGDLAAADELFAFSPRVEWGLRLAPYATSMIDISDGLAHSLHLLAQESGVGFEIDEPLLPVSTAATQGIPRAELREAILFGGEDYELLFTVPKEAIAAIPPTVRFSVIGNVTEAGVRANGHALPDTGYEH
- a CDS encoding thiamine ABC transporter substrate-binding protein, which translates into the protein MKRRLFALLLVGLLVLGAVAQGKETLVVYTYDSFVSWGPAARIETEFEAQYGCDLQFVAAGGAKATLSRLLAEREAGETPADLFMGELNDLPRITAYDLFLPVDPAGIPNLKAVPDEYSSLLAVGLVPYEYGYITLTYDSNRMDPDDLPPDLASLTAPQYADKLVCEDPRTSSTGFSFLLWTIAEFGEDGYLDFWRRLDPSILTVTQGWSAAWSLLTHGEAPLMVSYSTDTAYAALSGDELRYRAYAPGGEGYRTVYGIGIVNGTHHRELAEAFIDFLLSPKVQGLLPGTEVMFPINPDAPIPPEFAEYAIVPTHPLFLPLAEVGEKAEGWLDAWARVMTRR